In Papaver somniferum cultivar HN1 chromosome 1, ASM357369v1, whole genome shotgun sequence, a genomic segment contains:
- the LOC113290740 gene encoding DEAD-box ATP-dependent RNA helicase 28-like isoform X1, with the protein MEEEEPKFVFETSDNEEETVKPRKSQSPWDFGVYSESVAEEHARRSTTSIDSKISKVREEHSLPIPDESDEDDPESEPEPEQEENKEEEIEEIKKSVVAKQPFFSSSDGTSFHANSFMDLHISRPLLRACEALGYNKPTPIQAACIPLALSGRDICGSAITGSGKTAAFTLPVLERLLFRPKRIHAIRVLVLTPTRELAVQVHSMIEKLAQFTDIRCCLVVGGLSTKVQEAALRSMPDIVVATPGRMIDHLRNTMSVGLEDLAVLILDEADRLLELGFSAEISELVRVCPKKRQTMLFSATMTEQVDELIKLSLNKPLRLSADPSTKRPASLTEEVVRVRRTREVNQEAVLLALCSKTFTSQVIIFSGTKEAAHRLKIIFGLCGLKAAELHGNLTQVQRLDALEVFRKQEVDFLIATDVAARGLDIIGVKTVINFACPRDLTSYVHRVGRTARAGRAGYAVTFVTDNDRSILRAIAKRAGSKLRSRIVAEQSISKWCQTIEQLEDQVSEVLQEEREERAIRKAEMEATKAENIIKHRDEIFSRPKKTWFSTEREKLLASQAAKKAAMNNGQGPSKEVISVQEAEDLKMKEKRKREREKNMPRKKRRRLEANREMLEDQEAEQKQGRGNNKNEKEGKLLVDVAKRSAKAVKAVSKAQAAGKFVRKVEKKTPKRASQRTQSKPEEMKELFQSDMHDKKQKKSTQGGMKKNTKSFKSKSRYKRK; encoded by the exons atggaggaggaagaacccaaattcgtgtttgaaaccagtgacaacgaagaagaaactgtaaaACCTAGAAAATCACAATCTCCATGGGATTTTGGTGTATACTCTGAATCAGTTGCGGAAGAACATGCTCGAAGAAGTACAACTTCTATTGATTCTAAAATTTCTAAAGTTCGTGAAGAACATTCTCTTCCTATCCCtgatgaaagtgatgaagatgacCCTGAgtctgaacctgaacctgaacaa gaggagaataaagaagaagaaattgaagagattAAGAAGTCTGTAGTTGCTAAACAACCCTTCTTTTCATCTTCTGATGGTACTTCGTTTCATGCCAATTCGTTTATGGATCTTCATATTTCACGTCCTTTACTTAGAGCTTGTGAAGCTTTAGGTTACAATAAACCAACGCCTATTCAG GCTGCCTGTATACCTTTGGCATTAAGTGGACGTGATATCTGTGGAAGTGCTATAACTGGTTCTGGGAAG ACAGCAGCATTCACTTTACCTGTATTGGAGAGGTTACTGTTCCGTCCTAAGCGCATACATGCTATAAGGGTTCTAGTTCTTACTCCAACAAGAGAGTTGGCTGTACA GGTGCATAGTATGATAGAGAAACTTGCGCAATTTACTGATATCAGATGTTGCCTGGTTGTTGGTGGACTTTCAACAAAG GTACAAGAGGCAGCCTTGAGGTCAATGCCTGATATAGTTGTGGCCACTCCAGGGCGTATGATAGATCATTTGCGAAATACAATGTCTGTGGGGTTGGAAGATCTTGCAGTTCTAATCCTGGATGAGGCAGATCGTCTTTTAGAACTTGGATTTAGTGCCGAAATTAGTGAGCTG GTTCGTGTTTGTCCTAAAAAAAGACAGACCATGCTATTTTCAGCCACCATGACTGAGCAAGTTGACGAGCTTATCAAGCTTTCTTTAAATAAACCTTTGCGCCTTTCAGCAGATCCATCTACAAAACGACCTGCGAGTCTGACTGAAGA GGTAGTTAGAGTGCGCCGTACACGGGAAGTAAATCAGGAAGCAGTTCTTCTTGCATTGTGCTCAAAAACCTTCACATCTCAAGTGATCATTTTCAG TGGAACAAAAGAAGCTGCCCACAGGTTAAAAATTATATTTGGATTATGTGGCCTTAAAGCTGCTGAGCTTCATGGAAATCTTACCCAAGTGCAGCGTCTTGAT GCCTTGGAAGTTTTCAGGAAGCAGGAAGTGGATTTCCTAATTGCAACTGATGTTGCAGCTCGT GGGCTTGACATTATTGGTGTTAAAACAGTTATAAACTTTGCATGCCCTCGTGACCTTACTAG CTATGTTCATCGAGTTGGTCGTACAGCTAGAGCTGGAAGAGCAGGATATGCTGTTACATTTGTTACAGATAATGATAGGTCTATCTTGAGAGCCATT GCTAAGAGAGCTGGTTCAAAGTTGAGGAGTAGAATAGTTGCAgagcaatcaatatccaagtgGTGCCAAACGATTGAGCAACTAGAAGACCAAGTTTCGGAGGTGCTTCAGGAAGAAAG GGAAGAGCGAGCCATAAGAAAAGCTGAAATGGAAGCAACAAAG GCAGAAAATATCATTAAACACCGGGATGAAATATTTTCACGCCCTAAAAAAACCTGGTTTTCTACAGAAAGGGAGAAATTACTTGCATCCCAAGCAGCAAAG AAGGCTGCTATGAACAATGGGCAAGGTCCATCCAAGGAGGTAATTAGTGTTCAGGAGGCAGAAGATCTCAAAATGAAGGAAAAGAGAAAGCGTGAGCGCGAG AAAAATATGCCACGGAAGAAGCGTAGACGACTGGAAGCTAATCGTGAGATGTTGGAGGATCAAGAGGCCGAGCAGAAGCAG ggaagaggaaataataagaaCGAAAAGGAAGGAAAATTACTGGTAGACGTGGCTAAACGATCAGCAAAAGCAGTGAAAGCCGTAAGTAAGGCGCAAGCTGCAGGCAAATTTGTGAGGAAGGTTGAAAAGAAGACTCCTAAACGCGCTTCTCAGAGAACTCAATCAAAACCAGAAGAGATGAAAGAACTATTCCAGAGTGACATGCACGACAAGAAGCAGAAGAAAAGCACACAGGGTGGGATGAAGAAAAATACCAAATCTTTTAAGAGCAAATCACG GTACAAGCGAAAGTAG
- the LOC113290740 gene encoding DEAD-box ATP-dependent RNA helicase 28-like isoform X2, with protein sequence MEEEEPKFVFETSDNEEETVKPRKSQSPWDFGVYSESVAEEHARRSTTSIDSKISKVREEHSLPIPDESDEDDPESEPEPEQEENKEEEIEEIKKSVVAKQPFFSSSDGTSFHANSFMDLHISRPLLRACEALGYNKPTPIQAACIPLALSGRDICGSAITGSGKTAAFTLPVLERLLFRPKRIHAIRVLVLTPTRELAVQVHSMIEKLAQFTDIRCCLVVGGLSTKVQEAALRSMPDIVVATPGRMIDHLRNTMSVGLEDLAVLILDEADRLLELGFSAEISELVRVCPKKRQTMLFSATMTEQVDELIKLSLNKPLRLSADPSTKRPASLTEEVVRVRRTREVNQEAVLLALCSKTFTSQVIIFSGTKEAAHRLKIIFGLCGLKAAELHGNLTQVQRLDALEVFRKQEVDFLIATDVAARGLDIIGVKTVINFACPRDLTSYVHRVGRTARAGRAGYAVTFVTDNDRSILRAIAKRAGSKLRSRIVAEQSISKWCQTIEQLEDQVSEVLQEEREERAIRKAEMEATKAENIIKHRDEIFSRPKKTWFSTEREKLLASQAAKAAMNNGQGPSKEVISVQEAEDLKMKEKRKREREKNMPRKKRRRLEANREMLEDQEAEQKQGRGNNKNEKEGKLLVDVAKRSAKAVKAVSKAQAAGKFVRKVEKKTPKRASQRTQSKPEEMKELFQSDMHDKKQKKSTQGGMKKNTKSFKSKSRYKRK encoded by the exons atggaggaggaagaacccaaattcgtgtttgaaaccagtgacaacgaagaagaaactgtaaaACCTAGAAAATCACAATCTCCATGGGATTTTGGTGTATACTCTGAATCAGTTGCGGAAGAACATGCTCGAAGAAGTACAACTTCTATTGATTCTAAAATTTCTAAAGTTCGTGAAGAACATTCTCTTCCTATCCCtgatgaaagtgatgaagatgacCCTGAgtctgaacctgaacctgaacaa gaggagaataaagaagaagaaattgaagagattAAGAAGTCTGTAGTTGCTAAACAACCCTTCTTTTCATCTTCTGATGGTACTTCGTTTCATGCCAATTCGTTTATGGATCTTCATATTTCACGTCCTTTACTTAGAGCTTGTGAAGCTTTAGGTTACAATAAACCAACGCCTATTCAG GCTGCCTGTATACCTTTGGCATTAAGTGGACGTGATATCTGTGGAAGTGCTATAACTGGTTCTGGGAAG ACAGCAGCATTCACTTTACCTGTATTGGAGAGGTTACTGTTCCGTCCTAAGCGCATACATGCTATAAGGGTTCTAGTTCTTACTCCAACAAGAGAGTTGGCTGTACA GGTGCATAGTATGATAGAGAAACTTGCGCAATTTACTGATATCAGATGTTGCCTGGTTGTTGGTGGACTTTCAACAAAG GTACAAGAGGCAGCCTTGAGGTCAATGCCTGATATAGTTGTGGCCACTCCAGGGCGTATGATAGATCATTTGCGAAATACAATGTCTGTGGGGTTGGAAGATCTTGCAGTTCTAATCCTGGATGAGGCAGATCGTCTTTTAGAACTTGGATTTAGTGCCGAAATTAGTGAGCTG GTTCGTGTTTGTCCTAAAAAAAGACAGACCATGCTATTTTCAGCCACCATGACTGAGCAAGTTGACGAGCTTATCAAGCTTTCTTTAAATAAACCTTTGCGCCTTTCAGCAGATCCATCTACAAAACGACCTGCGAGTCTGACTGAAGA GGTAGTTAGAGTGCGCCGTACACGGGAAGTAAATCAGGAAGCAGTTCTTCTTGCATTGTGCTCAAAAACCTTCACATCTCAAGTGATCATTTTCAG TGGAACAAAAGAAGCTGCCCACAGGTTAAAAATTATATTTGGATTATGTGGCCTTAAAGCTGCTGAGCTTCATGGAAATCTTACCCAAGTGCAGCGTCTTGAT GCCTTGGAAGTTTTCAGGAAGCAGGAAGTGGATTTCCTAATTGCAACTGATGTTGCAGCTCGT GGGCTTGACATTATTGGTGTTAAAACAGTTATAAACTTTGCATGCCCTCGTGACCTTACTAG CTATGTTCATCGAGTTGGTCGTACAGCTAGAGCTGGAAGAGCAGGATATGCTGTTACATTTGTTACAGATAATGATAGGTCTATCTTGAGAGCCATT GCTAAGAGAGCTGGTTCAAAGTTGAGGAGTAGAATAGTTGCAgagcaatcaatatccaagtgGTGCCAAACGATTGAGCAACTAGAAGACCAAGTTTCGGAGGTGCTTCAGGAAGAAAG GGAAGAGCGAGCCATAAGAAAAGCTGAAATGGAAGCAACAAAG GCAGAAAATATCATTAAACACCGGGATGAAATATTTTCACGCCCTAAAAAAACCTGGTTTTCTACAGAAAGGGAGAAATTACTTGCATCCCAAGCAGCAAAG GCTGCTATGAACAATGGGCAAGGTCCATCCAAGGAGGTAATTAGTGTTCAGGAGGCAGAAGATCTCAAAATGAAGGAAAAGAGAAAGCGTGAGCGCGAG AAAAATATGCCACGGAAGAAGCGTAGACGACTGGAAGCTAATCGTGAGATGTTGGAGGATCAAGAGGCCGAGCAGAAGCAG ggaagaggaaataataagaaCGAAAAGGAAGGAAAATTACTGGTAGACGTGGCTAAACGATCAGCAAAAGCAGTGAAAGCCGTAAGTAAGGCGCAAGCTGCAGGCAAATTTGTGAGGAAGGTTGAAAAGAAGACTCCTAAACGCGCTTCTCAGAGAACTCAATCAAAACCAGAAGAGATGAAAGAACTATTCCAGAGTGACATGCACGACAAGAAGCAGAAGAAAAGCACACAGGGTGGGATGAAGAAAAATACCAAATCTTTTAAGAGCAAATCACG GTACAAGCGAAAGTAG
- the LOC113290749 gene encoding pentatricopeptide repeat-containing protein At4g21705, mitochondrial-like has product MNRLKLNVKCYQVYGIRSLCSGRIANNNYDLYSSIMQLNQPGTSVLPKLEKWSGKQVKIGVLFNVVRDLRLRKRYSQALEVSEWIRKTGVCKFTPVNHAVELDLISMVHGVDSAESYFNNLTDQEKTIQTYGALLHCYVREGLTDKSLSHFKKMKEMGLPLSSITYNNIMALYKNTNQYDKVLEVWAEMKENGVLPDRIGYSMCITSYLERSDVDGMEKVLQEMEQQAEMVVGWNTYTMVANSQIKAGNNEKALIYLKKAEEKLEKKDALGYNNLITLYASLGNKSEMLRLWNLKKELCKKFINVDYITMMGSWVKLGDFEEADKLLKEWETSTVDYDFRVPNTILIGYCKRGLVDKAWEMLDHLVKKGRTPIPNSWGIVALGYVNKNEMEKALECMQSAMKLRVGKHTAWKPSPVTITAVLSWLGDTCRVEEVENFVGLLKNVIPMDRKMYHALIKANVREGKEVDELLESMKSDKIEEDEETKKILKLKIS; this is encoded by the exons ATGAATCGATTGAAGTTAAACGTCAAATGTTATCAAGTATATGGAATTAGGTCACTCTGCAGTGGTAGAATAGCTAACAACAATTACGATCTCTATTCAAGTATCATGCAACTCAACCAACCTGGTACTAGTGTGCTTCCCAAACTTGAGAAGTGGTCTGGAAAGCAAGTCAAAATTGGAGTCCTTTTTAATGTCGTTCGTGATCTCAGGCTGCGTAAGAGATACTCACAAGCTCTTGAG GTTTCGGAGTGGATTAGAAAAACCGGTGTATGCAAATTTACCCCAGTCAACCACGCTGTGGAGTTGGATCTTATTAGTATGGTACATGGAGTAGACTCTGCCGAAAGCTACTTCAATAATTTGacagaccaagagaaaaccattcAGACATATGGAGCACTACTTCACTGTTATGTGAGAGAGGGCTTGACTGATAAGTCACTGTCCCATTTCAAGAAgatgaaggagatgggtttgcCCTTATCTTCTATCACCTACAATAACATCATGGCCCTATATAAGAATACCAACCAATATGATAAAGTTCTTGAAGTGTgggccgaaatgaaggagaatggGGTCTTGCCCGACAGAATCGGCTATTCGATGTGCATAACCTCGTATTTAGAAAGATCTGATGTGGATggaatggagaaggttcttcaaGAAATGGAGCAGCAGGCCGAGATGGTTGTGGGGTGGAATACTTACACAATGGTTGCCAATTCTCAAATTAAAGCAGGCAACAATGAAAAAGCTCTTATCTACCTGAAGAAAGCCGAGGAAAAACTAGAGAAAAAAGACGCTCTTGGATACAACAATCTCATTACACTTTATGCAAGTCTTGGCAATAAATCTGAGATGCTTCGGCTATGGAATCTTAAGAAGGAATTGTGCAAGAAGTTTATTAACGTGGACTATATTACCATGATGGGATCTTGGGTGAAGCTAGGTGACTTCGAAGAAGCAGACAAGTTATTGAAGGAGTGGGAAACTTCTACAGTTGATTATGATTTCCGTGTGCCCAATACAATTCTCATTGGTTATTGTAAAAGAGGTTTGGTTGATAAGGCCTGGGAAATGCTTGACCACTTAGTAAAGAAAGGGAGGACTCCAATTCCCAACAGTTGGGGGATAGTTGCCTTGGGGTATGTAAATAAGAATGAGATGGAGAAGGCTCTAGAGTGCATGCAGTCGGCTATGAAACTTCGTGTTGGTAAGCATACAGCTTGGAAACCTAGTCCTGTAACGATTACTGCTGTGTTGAGTTGGCTAGGTGATACTTGTCGGGTcgaagaggttgaaaattttgtTGGTTTGTTAAAGAATGTGATCCCTATGGATAGAAAAATGTATCATGCTTTGATTAAGGCTAATGTCAGAGAAGGAAAAGAGGTAGACGAGCTTCTTGAGAGTATGAAATctgataaaattgaagaagatgaagaaactaaGAAGATACTAAAGCTGAAGATAAGTTAA
- the LOC113330398 gene encoding expansin-A12-like: MATVFDNWFGVLLSFLVLINGANCWQNGHATYYGEYENPTSLGGACGYDNTMHAGFGINTAALSGALFRGGEACGACYQLRCNARTDPQWCLKRATVVVTATNFCPPNNQGGWCDQPRQHFDMSSSAFFRIARRGNEGIIPVVYRRVPCKRKGGVRFTLKGHSTFNMIMITNVAGSGSVKAAWIKGTRTRSWIQMHRNWGANWQSSVNLTKQKLSFKLTLSDGKTLVLFDVVPSSWNFGQTFASRRQ; the protein is encoded by the exons ATGGCAACTGTTTTCGATAACTGGTTTGGTGTTTTATTAAGTTTTTTGGTTTTGATCAATGGAGCTAACTGTTGGCAAAATGGTCATGCAACTTACTATGGAGAATACGAAAACCCCACTTCACTTG GAGGAGCTTGTGGTTATGACAACACAATGCATGCTGGATTTGGTATAAACACAGCAGCATTAAGTGGTGCATTGTTTAGAGGTGGTGAAGCTTGTGGTGCATGTTATCAGTTGCGATGCAATGCTAGAACTGACCCGCAATGGTGTCTCAAACGAGCTACTGTGGTGGTTACTGCAACAAACTTTTGTCCTCCAAATAACCAAGGAGGATGGTGTGATCAACCTCGCCAGCATTTTGATATGTCTAGCTCTGCTTTCTTTCGTATTGCTCGCCGTGGCAATGAAGGAATTATTCCCGTTGTTTACAGAAG GGTGCCATGTAAAAGGAAGGGCGGAGTACGGTTCACATTAAAGGGTCATTCAACTTTCAATATGATTATGATAACGAACGTCGCAGGGAGTGGATCTGTTAAGGCTGCATGGATTAagggtacaagaacgagatcatggATTCAGATGCACCGGAACTGGGGTGCAAATTGGCAAAGCAGCGTTAATCTCACGAAGCAAAAATTGTCTTTTAAACTCACTCTATCTGATGGGAAAACACTAGTTTTGTTCGATGTTGTTCCTTCTTCGTGGAACTTTGGACAAACTTTCGCTTCCCGAAGACAGTAA